The following DNA comes from Streptomyces globosus.
GCCGACAGGTGGGAGTACTCCTCCAGGAAGTGGTGCTCGGAGGCCCAGGCGTACTTGAAGCCGGACTTGTCGGCCTGGATGACGTACTCGGTCTCCTCGACCAGTGCCCTGTGCTCCGCCGCGGGGTCGACCTCGGAACGCGCCTGAGGCACGTATCCCTGCACGAAGAGCCCGAATTCCAAGGGGGTTCACCGTCCTCACGTTTCTGACGCCTCGTCAGTTCGGATGGGGTCGACTGTTCCACCGGGCGCGGGGGAGCGTCAATACTGACGGAGCGTCAGAATGTCGGGGGCCCCGGGTCACCCGTTCAGGAGCGGCCCCACCTCCGCCCCGAACGCCTCGATCTGGTCCACCAGTTCCGCCCGCCCCCGACTGCGGAACCGCACCTGGACCTGGTCCACGCCGATCGCCCCGTACTCCCGCAGCGACTCCGCCAGCGCCTCCGGCTTCCCCGACAGCGTCCGCCGGCCCACCCCCCACGCCGGCTCCCCCACGTACAGCGCCTCCGTGATCGCCCCGACCGTGAACGGGCCCGCCGCCCCCGCCGCCTCCCGCAACCCCCTGATCCGCGCGATCTGCGCCGGAAGCCGGTCCCGCGGATCACCCTGCGGCAGCCAGCCGTCCCCCCGCAGCACCGCCCGCCGCACCGCCGCCGGCGACGAACCCCCCACCCACACCGGCACCCGCTCCTGCACCGGCCGCGGCAACTGCGCCAGATCCCGGAACGCGAACCGCTCCCCCTCGAACACCGGGTACTCCTCCGGGCCCAGTGCGGCACGCAGCGCGTCCACGCACTCGTCGAGCAGCGCCCCGCGCCCGGCGAAGTCGGCACCGACCGCCTCGAACTCCTCCCGCACGTGACCGGCGCCGACCCCCAGCACCAGGCGGCCGCCCGACAGGCGGTCCACCGTCGCATACTGCTTCGCCGCGGCCAGCGGATGCCGCAGCCCCACCACTGCGACATGGCTCAGCAGCCGCACCCGCTCCGTGATCCCGGCGAGGAACGCCAGCACCGCCACCGGGTCGTACCAGACCGCGCCCATCGCACCGGCGAGGCGGCGCGGTATCGCCACGTGATCGCAGGTCGCGACGTACGCGAACCCCGCCCGGTCCGCCGCCCGCGCCGCCTCGGCCAGGTCCTCGGCGCCGGCCGAGGCCTCCCACGGCTCGGCGTACAGGGGGCTCTGCGACTGGACGGGCAGCTGCAACCCGTACACCAGCCGGCCCTCCGGAAACACGCGCACCGAACCCGCCATGCCACACCTCGCCTTCGTCCACGGCCCGCCGCCGTGCGGGCGACGGGGGACATCGTGGTAGCTGACTGGGCGTCAGACAAGGGGTGGGGGCTCGCGGGCAGGGCAGGCAGGGCAGGGCGGGGCAGGGCTCCGGACAGGGCAGGGCGGCGAAGGGGTCAGAATCCCCGGGGGCCCATGGCGATCACCGGCTTCGCCGCCGGGTCCAGGACGGTCAGGAGCCGCGCCATGGCCTCCTTCGAGATGCCGACACAGCCCTGGGAGGGGCCGTCGTGGTCCACGTGCAGCCAGATGTTCCCGCCCTTGGCCGCGCCTTCCGGTTTCACCGGGTCGAGGGGCGACGTCCCCCGCCGACGGTTGAAGTCGATCGCGATGACGTAGTCGAAGGACCCCTCCAGCGACTCGCCCTCCACGCCGTGCCCCGACGCCACGAAGGCCCGGCTGCGGTCGTACGGCAACCGCGTGCCCGGCGGCTTCGGCAGCAGACCACCCGCATCGCTCAGCGAGAACACCCCTTCGGGGGACGTCAGATCACCGTACCGGCGGTCCGCGGACCACCCCTTCGCGCCGTTCCGCGCGGGCCAGCTCTCCGCGAGCACCCAGTCGGCACCGGCGGCGGGCCGGGTGTAGAGCGCCGCTGTGGCGTGCGAGGAGTCCCGGCCGTGGCCCGTCACCAGGACCAGCTGCCGCGACTCGGCCGGGATCCGCGCCACCGTCCGCTCGCTCACCCCGGACAGCCCTTGCAGGGGGTCCCGTTCCCGCGCCCGCACGACGCGGCCCTCCTGCGCGGCGGGGGGCCGGTCGTCGGATCTGTACGCCCGCGCCTCGGTGGCCCCGGAAACGCCGTCGACGGCATGAACCCAGGCCGCAGTGCAGGCCAGAAGACCGAGGGCCGCACCGGCACCGGCGCGCTTGACCGTACGGGACCGCAGGGAGCCGGCCCGGAGACGCTTGCTCATTCCCCCGACCGTACACAGAACGCACCCGGGAGGTGACACGGCGTGGACGGCGCGGCGGGGAGAGGAAGGGGGAGTAGGCGGACGGGAGTGGCGGATGGGGTGGGGGTGGGGGTGGGGGTGGGGGTGGGGGTGGGGGTGGCGGGGGTTGATGGATCGGGGTCGGGAGATGGACGGCGGGAGTGGGGTTCGGCGGGAGCCGATGGGTCGGGGTCGGTAGTGGTACTGGGGGTGTCCCGGGCAGTTGATGGTGTCCGGGGCGTGCCGGTCCCTCAAGGGCGCGCCCGTTGGGCGCGTCGCTGCGCGATGGCCCTGGCGGGCCACCCTTGACCGACCGACCCGTCCCGGAGGCATTTTTTCTGCCGGGACGCCCCCAGGGGAACGGCCAGGGGGTACGTGGACCATTCAGGGCCATCAGAGCCGCCGCCCTCCCGCCCCGCGGGCCGCGTCCCGTCCCACCGGCATCAGCAGACCCGCCGACGGGAGCCCAGGCCGGCTGTGACGTGGCGAAACGACGCCCAGAGCATCATCCGCAGGCAGGAACGCGGCAGATCGCTACAGAGGCGCTCTCGGCTCAGCGTCCGACGGCCGTCAGGGGCGGGGGCGGCGCGGCAGACCGCTACAGGGGCGCCCTCGGCTCAGCGACTGATCGCAGGATTGCAGGGGGCGGGGGCGGAAGGGGCCTTCTGCCACAGACGCCGGTATACGAGGAGGGGGGAGCGGGCAGGGTGGCGCTTCGCCGCCCCCGACGGCCTTCAGCCGCCACAGGATGAGCAGCACGGAGCGAGCCGGTGCGCTTCGCCGCCCCGGACGGCAGCCGGACGCCGACGTGAGAGAAGCGCGCAGCGAGGTGGGGCGCTTCGCGGCCCCAAGTGGCGGCCGGACGCCGTGCAGACGGAGGCGTGTAGCGATCCGGCGCGCCGCCCCGGCCCCTGACGGCCGCCGGACGCTGAGCCGAGGGCGCGCACGCAGTGATCTGTCGCGTCCGCCCCGGCCGCTGACGGCCGCCGGACGCTGAGCCGACGGCGCCCACGTAGCGATCCGGCGCGCTCCTGTCTGCGGATGATGCTCTGGACGTCGTTTCACGACGTCACGGCCTTCCCGGGCTCCCGTCGACGGGACGGCTGATGCCGGTGGGTGGGATGCGGCCGCCGGGGCGGGAGGGGAGGATCTCTGATGGCCCCTTGCGGCTCGTGGTCCTCCAGGCCGTCCCTCCCCCTGGGGGCTTCCCGGCAGCTCTTTGTCTTTCCGGTGCGGGTCGGTTTGTCAAGGGTGGCCGCAAGGCCATCGCGCAGCGACGCGACCAACGGGAGCGCCCTTGACAAGCCGGTCCGCGCCGGAACGACAATGGGCAGCCGGGAAGCCCCCAGAACGCCACCGTCCCCGAGTCGCCGGCTCCCGTCTTCCGCCGGTTCGCCGTCGCCTCTCCGACGCCGAGCCCCTCCCTCCCGGACTTCCCCCCTCCTCCGACGCTTCCGTCGCCCTCGGCCCCTCTTCCCCTCCTGCGCCCCCGTCGTACGCTGGGATGATGAGAACTCCCAGGCACGCAGCGCGCATTGTCGTTTTGGATCCCGAGGGGGCCGTGTTCCTGTTTCGGGAGAACAACGTCGAGGTCGGGATCCACTGGCTGCCGCCCGGTGGGGGCATCGATCCGGGGGAGACTCCCGAGCAGTGTGTGCGGCGGGAGTTGCGGGAGGAGACCGGGTGGACCGATCTCCGGCCTCAGCGGCTGCTGTGCACCTGGGAGCACGACTTCACCCACCAGGGCGTCCGCGTCCGCCAGTACGAGCACATCTACGTCACCTCCGGGCCGCGGCGGGAGCCCGTGCCGGAGGATCCGCGGGCCCACTGGCGGTGGTTGTCGCCCGATGTGCTGGCCGGGCTCGGGGAGCCGTCGTGGCCGCCGCGGCTGGCGGAGCTGCTGGCCCGCGGGGCGGTCGAGCCGGTGCACCTGGGGCTGGTGGGCTGAGCCCTCGCCCTGCTGGGCCGGGCGGGCGCGGGCGCGCCGCGGCCGGCGCGCCCCGGCTCCGTCAGCTGCCCGTCGCCGTTGCCCTGGCGTACAGGGTCGCCGCGTAGTCACCGAGGACGGTGCTCGTGGAGACGTCGTCCGTGTCGCCGCCCGTGAGGATGCCGATGATGCGGCCGTCGCGGGCGATCCAGGCGCTGCCGCTCGTGCCGCTCGGGAATCCCGCGCAGTCGAAGCGCTGGCGGGTCGGGGTTTCGCGTACGGCGGTGGCGGTGCAGGTGTGGGGGGCCTTGCGGTCGGCCGGGTAGCCGGTGACGGTGACCTGTTCGCCGGCGCGGCCCGTGGTGTCGAGGGGCGCGCCGCCGGTGACGTCCTCGATGTTGCGGCCGGAGGCGTCGGGGGCGAGGCGTACGAAGGCGAGGTCGTAGTCGTCGTCGGCGCCCCCGTCCCAGCGGGGGTCTTCGAAGACCTCCTCGATCTTCCAGGTGCCGTACGGGGTGGTGCCGCCCGCGTACGCGGGTGCGAAGACGGCGCCCTGGCCGGTGGGCTTGCCGGCGAGGAGGCAGTGGCCGGCGGTGACGATGAGGTTCCTGCCGGGGCTCTGCACGACGGTGGCGGTGCAGAAGTGGCGGCCCTGCACAGCGCCCTCGAACAGGGCTCCGGTGAAGGCGGCCGGGGTGCCGGGGGCGGGGGTGCCGGGGGCCGCGAGCTGCGGTTGCTTCGCGGATTGCGGGAGCGAAGTCAGGCTGGGGGTGGGCTCGGCGGCGGGGGCGGCTGCGGTGCGCGGTGCGGGGCTGCCGCCCGGGTCGGGGACGACCTTCGTCATGGCCGCTGACGCGCCGATTGCCGCTATGGCGCACAACACGCCGGTCACCAGGTTCCGCTTGTCCACCGCTGCCCACCCCTTCAGCTTTGCTCTGGCGAAGCATGCCTGGGGGTGGGGGCCTGTCGCAAGGGGCTGCCCGGCCATGCCGGGGCCGGGGCGGGCGGTGCGGGTTCAGGCGCCCGGCCAGAGGCCTTCGGGGGTGAGGCCGAGGAGGTCGATGGCGTTGCCGCGGACGATGCGTTCGACGGTGTCGGGGGCGAGGTGGCCCATCTGGGCCTCGCCGACTTCGCGGGACTTGGGCCAGGTGGAGTCGGAGTGCGGGTAGTCGGTCTCGTACAGGACGTTGCCGACGCCGATGGCGTCGAGGTTGCGCAGTCCGAAGGCGTCGTCGAAGAAGCAGCCGTGGACGTGCTCGGCGAAGAGTTCGGACGGCGGGCGCAGCACCTTGTCGGCGACGCCGCCCCAGCCGCGGTTCTCCTGCCAGACGGTGTCGGCGCGTTCCAGGATGTACGGGATCCAGCCGATCTGGCCTTCGGCGTACATGATCCGCAGGTTCGGGAAGCGTTCGAACTTGCCGCTCATCAGCCAGTCGACCATGGAGAAGCAGCAGTTGGCGTAGGTGATGGTGGAGCCGACGGCGGGCGGGGCGTCGGCGGAGGTGGAGGGCATGCGGGAGGAGGAGCCGATGTGCATGGCGATGACGGTGCCGGTCTCGTTGCACGCGTCGAGGAAGGGGTCCCAGGCGTCGGTGTGGATGGAGGGCAGGCCGAGGTGCGGGGGTATCTCGGAGAAGGCGACGGCGCGGACGCCGCGGGCGGCGTTGCGGCGGACCTCGGCGGCGGCGAGGGCGGCGTCCCACAGGGGGACGAGGGTGAGGGGGATGAGCCGGCCGCGGGCGTCGGGGCCGCACCACTCCTCCACCATCCAGTCGTTGTAGGCGCGGACGCAGAGGAGGCCGAGGTCGCGGTCGCGGGCCTCGGTGAAGGTCTGGCCGCAGAAGCGCGGGAAGGTGGGGAAGCACAGTGCGGACTGGACGTGGTTGGCGTCCATGTCGGCGAGGCGTTCGGGGACGGAGTGGGAGCCGGGGCGCATCTGCCCGTAGGTGATGACCTCCAGGCGGATCTCGTCGCGGTCGAAGCCGACGGCGGTGTCGAGGCGGGTGAGGGGGCGGTGGAGGTCCTCGTAGACCCACCAGTCGCCGAGGGGTCCGTCGTCGCCGGGTGCGCCCATGACCGGGGCGAACCTCCCGCCGAGGAAGGTCATTTCCTTCAGGGGGGCGCGGACGATGCGGGGGCCGGTGTCGCGGTACCGGGACGGGAGCCGGTCCTGCCAGACGCGAGGGGGTTCGACCGTGTGGTCGTCCACCGAAATGATCCTCGGGAAGGTCTCCATGGGGCCCACGGTAGCGCTGATCTGACGCACCGTCAGCTACTTGGGGGGTGATCGGCCCGACACGGGCTGACGGGTACGTCCGAGACAGGGCAGACTGACCCTTACACCGACGGAAGGCAGGGGAGGACGACCGATGGACGGCATACCGGCCATCCCGCAGCAGCGGAACCACCCCGAGGCAGCCCGGCGCACCCCCGGGGCCGCCCGGACCGCCCCCGGGCCGAAAGCCGCCGCGCCCGCCCCAAAGGCGTGCCCCGCCGCGCCCGAACCCGCGCCGCCCGCACCCGCGGCGCCGGACGCCGCGTCGCCCGCCGCACCGCCCGCGGGCGCGGGGGCCGGCGCCGGGTCGCGCTTCGCCGTCCTCGGTCCGATCCGCGCCTGGCGCGACGGCACGGCCCTCCCCTCCGGCACCCCGCAGCAGCGCGCCCTCCTCGCGGTCCTCCTGCTCCGCGACGGCCGCACCGCCACCGCCCGCGAGCTGATCGACGCGATCTGGGGCGACGACCCGCCCCAGCAGGCCCTCGCCACCATCCGCACCTACGCCTCCCGCCTGCGCAAGATCCTCGAACCGGGCACCCTCGTCACCGAGTCCGGCGGCTACGCCGTCCACACCCCGCCCGGCACCCTCGACCTCGCCCTCGCGCGCGGCCTCGCCGCCGACGCCGAGCGGGCCCGCACCGCCGGCGACCGCGACCACGCCCGCACCCTGCTCTCCCGCGCCCTCGACCTGTGGGACGGCGAACCCCTCGCCGGCGTCCCCGGCCCGCACGCCGAGACCGAGCGCACCCGCCTCGCGGAATGGCAGCTCCAACTGCTGGAGGCCCGCCTCGACCTCGACCTGGAGGTCGGCCACCACGCCGAGGCCGTCTCCGAGCTCACCGCCCTCACCGCCGCCCACCCCCTGCGGGAGCGCCTGCGCGAGCTGCTGATGCTCGCCCTCTACCGCAGCGGCCGCCAGGCCGAGGCCCTCGCCGTCTACGCCGACACCCGCCGGCTCCTCGCCGACGAACTCGGCGTCGACCCCCGCCCCGAGCTGTCCGCACTCCAGCAGCGCATCCTGCGCGCCGACGCCGAACTCGCCCGCGCCGAGGCGCCGCCGGCCGCCGCGGCCCCCGTCCACGTACGGCCCGCGCAGCTGCCCGCCACCGTCCCCGACTTCACCGGGCGCACCACCTTCGTCTCTGAGCTCCGCGAGATCCTCTCCGCCGCCGACGGGCAGGTCATGGCCGTCTCCGCGCTCGCCGGGATCGGCGGCGTCGGCAAGACCACCCTCGCCGTGCACGTCGCGCACGCCGCACGCCCGCACTTCCCCGACGGGCAGCTGTACGTCGACCTCCAGGGCACCGAGCCCCGCCCGGCCGAGCCCGTCGCCGTCCTCGGCTCGTTCCTGCGGGCGCTGGGCACCCCCGACACCGCCATCCCGGACACCGCGGACGAGCGGGCCGCGCTCTACCGCTCCGCCCTCGACGGCCGCCGCGTGCTCGTCCTCCTCGACAACGCCCGCGACGCGGCCCAGGTCCGCCCGCTGCTGCCGGGCACCGCGGGCTGCGCCGCCCTCGTCACCAGCCGGGTCCGCATGGCGGGCCTCGCCGGCGCCCACCTCGTCGACCTGGACGTGATGAGCCCCGAGGAGGCCCTCCAGCTGTTCACCCGGATCGTCGGCGCGGAGCGGGTCGGCGCCGAACGGCAGGCCGCCCTCGACGTCGTCGGCGCCTGCGGCTTCCTGCCGCTCGCGATCCGGATCGCCGCCTCCCGCCTCGCCGCGCGCCGCACCTGGACGGTGTCCGTGCTCGCCGCGAAGCTCGCCGACGAGCGCCGCCGCCTCGACGAGCTCCAGGCCGGCGACCTCGCCGTCAAGGCCACCTTCGAGCTCGGCTACGGGCAGCTGGAGCCCGCCCAGCAGCGCGCCTTCCGCCTCCTCGGCCTCGCCGACGGCCCCGACATCTCCCTCGCCGCGGCCGCCGCCGCCCTCGACCTGCCCGAACACGACACCGAGGACCTGCTGGAGGCTTTAGTCGACTGCTCCCTGCTGGAGTCGGCGGCGCCCGGCCGCTACCGCTTCCACGACCTCGTACGCCTCTACGCGCGTGCCTGCGCCGAGCGCGACGAGCCGGACCCCGCCGAGCGGGACGCCGCCCTGGACCGGCTGCTGGACTTCTACCTGGCGACCGCCTCCGCCGTGTACGCCGTCGAACGGCCCGGCGACCGGCTTCCCGCCCACCTCGCCGCCACCGCCCACCCCGGCCTCGCCTTCACCGAGCCGCGCGCAGCCCTGGACTGGCTGTACGCCGAAGCCGACCCGCTGCTGGCCTGCGTACGCCAATCCGCCCTGCGCACCACCGGCCGCGCCGACGTCCTGCGCCGGGCCGTCGACCTGCTGTGGGCGGCCAAGGACCTCACCGAGTCCGGCGCCAACTCCAAGCAGTACGAGTCCGCCGCGGTCGCCCTGCGCGACGCGGCGCGCGCCGCGAAGGACCCGCACGCCGAGGGCCGCGCCCGCACCGCGCTGACCAACGTCCACCTGGTCGCCGGCCGGTTCGCGGAGGCCGACGACGAGGCCCGGCAGGCGATGGTCCTGGCCCGCGAGGCCGGCGACCCCCTGCCCAGCTGCTGGGCGCCGAACGACCGCGGCATCATCGCCCTCTACCAGGGCCGCCACGCCGACGGCGAGCGGTACCTGCTGGAGGCCATCGACAACTTCCGGGCCGACGCCAACCACATCGGCGAGGCCAGCGCCCTGTGCAACCTCTCCCGCATCCACGTCGAGCTGGGCCGCCTCGCCAGCGCCATCGACCTCGCCGAGCAGGGCATCGCCATATACGACCGGATGGGCCTGACCCTGCGCCTGGCCAACGGCCGGTACGCCCTCGGCATCGCCCTCACCCAGGCCGGCCGGCTCTCCGAGGCGCTGACGCAGCTCACCGAGGCGCTCGCCCTGTTCCACGACAACCGCCAGCCGCTGTGGGAGGGCGTCACGCACTTCCGGCTCGCGGAGGCGCACCTGGCGGCGCGCCGGCCGACGCTGGCCGCCGCCCACGCCGAGCAGGCCATCGCGCTGCGCGGGATCGGCGGCGAATGGCGCCGGGCGACGGTCCTGACGGTGCTGGGCAGGGCCCTGCACGGGCTGGGGCAGCGGGACCGGGCCCGGGCCTGCTGGCGGGACGCCGAGGCCGTGTTCGCGGGGCTCGGGTCGCCGGAACTCGCCGAGGTGCGGGCCCTTCTGTCGTCGGAGATCGCTGCCTGACCGCCCGGCTCGGGCCGCGGCCCGGGGCGCCGTACGGAGGCATTCATCGTTCGTTTATCGCCGTCCGACACGATGGATGCATCGACTCACCG
Coding sequences within:
- a CDS encoding amidohydrolase family protein; this translates as METFPRIISVDDHTVEPPRVWQDRLPSRYRDTGPRIVRAPLKEMTFLGGRFAPVMGAPGDDGPLGDWWVYEDLHRPLTRLDTAVGFDRDEIRLEVITYGQMRPGSHSVPERLADMDANHVQSALCFPTFPRFCGQTFTEARDRDLGLLCVRAYNDWMVEEWCGPDARGRLIPLTLVPLWDAALAAAEVRRNAARGVRAVAFSEIPPHLGLPSIHTDAWDPFLDACNETGTVIAMHIGSSSRMPSTSADAPPAVGSTITYANCCFSMVDWLMSGKFERFPNLRIMYAEGQIGWIPYILERADTVWQENRGWGGVADKVLRPPSELFAEHVHGCFFDDAFGLRNLDAIGVGNVLYETDYPHSDSTWPKSREVGEAQMGHLAPDTVERIVRGNAIDLLGLTPEGLWPGA
- a CDS encoding NUDIX domain-containing protein codes for the protein MFLFRENNVEVGIHWLPPGGGIDPGETPEQCVRRELREETGWTDLRPQRLLCTWEHDFTHQGVRVRQYEHIYVTSGPRREPVPEDPRAHWRWLSPDVLAGLGEPSWPPRLAELLARGAVEPVHLGLVG
- a CDS encoding trypsin-like serine peptidase, whose translation is MDKRNLVTGVLCAIAAIGASAAMTKVVPDPGGSPAPRTAAAPAAEPTPSLTSLPQSAKQPQLAAPGTPAPGTPAAFTGALFEGAVQGRHFCTATVVQSPGRNLIVTAGHCLLAGKPTGQGAVFAPAYAGGTTPYGTWKIEEVFEDPRWDGGADDDYDLAFVRLAPDASGRNIEDVTGGAPLDTTGRAGEQVTVTGYPADRKAPHTCTATAVRETPTRQRFDCAGFPSGTSGSAWIARDGRIIGILTGGDTDDVSTSTVLGDYAATLYARATATGS
- a CDS encoding AfsR/SARP family transcriptional regulator; translated protein: MDGIPAIPQQRNHPEAARRTPGAARTAPGPKAAAPAPKACPAAPEPAPPAPAAPDAASPAAPPAGAGAGAGSRFAVLGPIRAWRDGTALPSGTPQQRALLAVLLLRDGRTATARELIDAIWGDDPPQQALATIRTYASRLRKILEPGTLVTESGGYAVHTPPGTLDLALARGLAADAERARTAGDRDHARTLLSRALDLWDGEPLAGVPGPHAETERTRLAEWQLQLLEARLDLDLEVGHHAEAVSELTALTAAHPLRERLRELLMLALYRSGRQAEALAVYADTRRLLADELGVDPRPELSALQQRILRADAELARAEAPPAAAAPVHVRPAQLPATVPDFTGRTTFVSELREILSAADGQVMAVSALAGIGGVGKTTLAVHVAHAARPHFPDGQLYVDLQGTEPRPAEPVAVLGSFLRALGTPDTAIPDTADERAALYRSALDGRRVLVLLDNARDAAQVRPLLPGTAGCAALVTSRVRMAGLAGAHLVDLDVMSPEEALQLFTRIVGAERVGAERQAALDVVGACGFLPLAIRIAASRLAARRTWTVSVLAAKLADERRRLDELQAGDLAVKATFELGYGQLEPAQQRAFRLLGLADGPDISLAAAAAALDLPEHDTEDLLEALVDCSLLESAAPGRYRFHDLVRLYARACAERDEPDPAERDAALDRLLDFYLATASAVYAVERPGDRLPAHLAATAHPGLAFTEPRAALDWLYAEADPLLACVRQSALRTTGRADVLRRAVDLLWAAKDLTESGANSKQYESAAVALRDAARAAKDPHAEGRARTALTNVHLVAGRFAEADDEARQAMVLAREAGDPLPSCWAPNDRGIIALYQGRHADGERYLLEAIDNFRADANHIGEASALCNLSRIHVELGRLASAIDLAEQGIAIYDRMGLTLRLANGRYALGIALTQAGRLSEALTQLTEALALFHDNRQPLWEGVTHFRLAEAHLAARRPTLAAAHAEQAIALRGIGGEWRRATVLTVLGRALHGLGQRDRARACWRDAEAVFAGLGSPELAEVRALLSSEIAA
- a CDS encoding TIGR03619 family F420-dependent LLM class oxidoreductase, producing MAGSVRVFPEGRLVYGLQLPVQSQSPLYAEPWEASAGAEDLAEAARAADRAGFAYVATCDHVAIPRRLAGAMGAVWYDPVAVLAFLAGITERVRLLSHVAVVGLRHPLAAAKQYATVDRLSGGRLVLGVGAGHVREEFEAVGADFAGRGALLDECVDALRAALGPEEYPVFEGERFAFRDLAQLPRPVQERVPVWVGGSSPAAVRRAVLRGDGWLPQGDPRDRLPAQIARIRGLREAAGAAGPFTVGAITEALYVGEPAWGVGRRTLSGKPEALAESLREYGAIGVDQVQVRFRSRGRAELVDQIEAFGAEVGPLLNG